A window from Felis catus isolate Fca126 chromosome B1, F.catus_Fca126_mat1.0, whole genome shotgun sequence encodes these proteins:
- the LRIT3 gene encoding leucine-rich repeat, immunoglobulin-like domain and transmembrane domain-containing protein 3, translating to MRLSACLCIVLISFLEGVSCSCPSQCTCDYHGRNDGTGSRSVLCNDLDMNEVPMNFPVETVKLRIEKTVIRRIPAEAFYYLVELQYLWVTYNSVASLDASSFYNLKQLHELRLDGNSLAAFPWASLLDMPQLRTLDLHNNKITSVPNEVVRYLKNLVYLDLSSNRLTTLPPDFLESWSHLLTTSSRSLDLSPQRIILGLQDNPWFCDCHISKMIELSKVADPAVVLLDPLMICSEPERLTGILFQRAELEQCLKPSVMTSATQITSALGSNVLLRCDATGQPTPQLTWTRSDSSPVNYTVIQESPGEGVRWSIISLTGISYKDAGDYKCKAKNLAGMSEAVVTVTVVGVVTTTVLSDTSERTGDHLEQRAQPGSRSTSIPGSLSSPWSSNSSSSPASSIFLSTSTSSPPSTAFFSLSPSLSSIASSITTLSTRISTKPTMASQQSFQLRPDGKRNVKAEIGGSKLPSASASKNEELASLDQAMPMETNTTIENLRVVSETEKSVTLMWNTVNTTRKSEVTVLYSKYGEKDLLLLNADSSKDQVTIDGLEPGRQYIACVCPKGVPPQKDQCITFSVDRVEEEGDSQVSFLIVVSGTACVVVLPLLFFLLYKVCKLQCGSESFWEDDLAKETYIQFETLSPRSQSIGELWTRRHRDDSEKLLLCSRSSVESQVTFKSEGLRPEYYC from the exons GTCGGTGCTATGTAATGACCTGGATATGAACGAGGTCCCTATGAACTTCCCTGTGGAAACTGTGAAGCTACGTATAGAGAAGACTGTCATCCGCAGAATCCCCGCAGAGGCCTTCTACTACCTGGTGGAGCTCCAGTACCTCTGGGTGACTTACAATTCCGTGGCCAGCCTTGATGCCAGCAGCTTTTACAACCTAAAGCAGCTGCATGAGTTGCGCTTGGATGGTAATTCTCTGGCCGCTTTCCCTTGGGCATCTCTGCTGGACATGCCCCAGCTGAGGACCCTGGATTTgcacaacaacaaaataaccagTGTGCCTAACGAGGTGGTCAGGTACCTGAAGAACCTTGTCTACTTGGATTTATCAAGCAACAGGCTAACCACACTACCACCAGATTTCCTGGAGAGCTGGTCCCACTTACTTACAACATCGTCAAGAAGCCTGGACCTTTCACCACAAAGAATTATTCTTG GTCTGCAGGACAACCCTTGGTTCTGTGACTGTCACATTTCTAAAATGATCGAGTTGTCAAAAGTTGCTGACCCTGCTGTAGTGCTTCTTGATCCACTGATGATATGTAGTGAACCTGAGCGCCTGACAGGGATTCTATTTCAGCGGGCTGAGTTGGAACAGTGTTTGAAGCCATCAGTGATGACGTCGGCCACCCAGATCACATCTGCTCTGGGCAGTAATGTTCTGCTGCGGTGTGATGCTACTGGCCAGCCTACTCCACAGCTCACGTGGACCAGATCTGACAGCTCACCAGTTAATTATACag tAATTCAGGAATCTCCAGGAGAAGGAGTCAGATGGTCCATAATAAGTTTGACAGGCATTTCTTACAAGGATGCTGGGGATTACAAATGTAAAGCCAAAAATTTGGCTGGGATGTCAGAAGCTGTGGTTACTGTGACAGTGGTTGGTGTTGTCACAACCACGGTATTATCAGACACCTCTGAAAGAACTGGAGATCACCTTGAGCAAAGAGCCCAGCCAGGATCTAGATCTACATCCATACCTGGTTCACTGTCATCTCCTTGGTCCTCTAACTCATCTTCTTCCCctgcttcttccatttttctttctacttctacttcctctcctccctccactgctttcttctccttatctccttccctttcctccattGCATCTTCAATCACAACTCTAAGCACCAGAATTTCAACAAAGCCCACCATGGCCAGCCAGCAGTCATTCCAGCTCCGCCCAGAtgggaaaagaaatgtaaaggcGGAGATAGGTGGAAGTAAGCTTCCTTCAGCTAGTGCAAGTAAAAATGAAGAGTTGGCGTCATTGGATCAAGCAATGCCAATGGAGACAAATACCACAATAGAAAATCTCAGAGTAGTCAGTGAGACTGAAAAGAGTGTGACATTGATGTGGAACACTGTCAACACTACACGTAAGTCCGAGGTGACTGTGTTGTATTCCAAGTATGGCGAGAAGGACCTGCTGCTGCTGAATGCAGACTCCAGCAAGGACCAAGTAACCAtagatggcttggagcctggcaGGCAGTACATAGCATGCGTCTGTCCAAAGGGAGTGCCTCCCCAGAAGGACCAATGTATCACTTTTTCTGTTGACAGAGTCGAAGAAGAAGGTGATTCTCAAGTGTCTTTCCTTATCGTGGTGAGCGGTACTGCCTGTGTTGTTGTCTTGCCATTGTTATTTTTCCTGTTGTACAAAGTTTGTAAACTGCAATGTGGGTCAGAATCCTTCTGGGAAGATGATTTGGCAAAAGAGACTTATATTCAATTTGAGACCCTGTCCCCCAGGTCTCAAAGTATAGGGGAACTTTGGACACGAAGGCACAGAGATGATTCTGAAAAATTGCTGCTTTGTTCTAGGTCAAGTGTGGAATCTCAGGTGACCTTTAAAAGTGAAGGTTTGAGACCAGAGTATTATTGCTAA